The Carassius auratus strain Wakin chromosome 40, ASM336829v1, whole genome shotgun sequence genome has a segment encoding these proteins:
- the LOC113058927 gene encoding olfactory receptor 1M1-like yields MSTLNASFVQNMSIVHPEYFFIIGLSGIPYSSYYYIFLFITYFIAVIMNSIVLLIIAFERSLHSPKYIGVFNLALADFGETNALIPNMMKTFFSDSQYISYNACLANMFFVNFFITVQSVTLVVLAIDRFIAICLPLRYHALLNNTVMSLVFLVVWAFNTSLVALSTSLMTRLSICKSNVVQSYYCDYGPVLRLACNDNSINIFIANLIAALFLVAPLCIIVLSYMGIFFALSKITTWEARLKALKTCVSHLLLVGIYFLPVICLFIASAITSLTPNARVISISLSFTLPPMLNPIIYVLNTAEIRVLIRKMLKNRIMPIRMKFLKK; encoded by the coding sequence ATGAGTACTTTAAATGCAAGTTTTGTTCAGAATATGTCTATTGTTCACCCTGAATACTTTTTCATCATTGGACTTTCAGGTATACCGTACAGCAGTTATTactatatctttttatttatcacatattttattgctgtgattaTGAACTCTATAGTTCTTCTTATTATTGCTTTTGAACGAAGCCTGCACAGTCCAAAGTATATCGGTGTGTTTAATTTGGCCTTGGCTGATTTTGGTGAAACTAATGCACTGATTCCTAACatgatgaaaacttttttttctgactCACAGTACATCTCCTACAATGCTTGTCTGGCAAACATGTTTTTTGTGAACTTCTTTATTACTGTGCAAAGTGTCACTCTTGTTGTTCTTGCAATTGATCGCTTCATTGCAATTTGCCTGCCATTGAGATATCATGCCCTACTAAATAATACTGTCATGTCTTTAGTGTTTTTAGTTGTATGGGCATTTAACACTTCTCTCGTGGCCCTGTCAACGTCTTTGATGACCCGACTTTCAATCTGTAAATCTAATGTGGTACAGAGTTATTATTGTGACTATGGACCAGTATTGAGGTTGGCATGCAATGACAAtagcattaatatatttatagcaAACCTCATTGCTGCTTTGTTCCTTGTAGCACCATTATGCATTATAGTCCTGTCATACATGGGCATTTTTTTTGCCTTAAGTAAAATTACAACTTGGGAAGCACGTTTAAAAGCACTGAAGACGTGTGTTTCTCACCTTTTGTTGGTCGGAATATACTTTCTTCCTGTAATATGCCTTTTTATTGCTTCAGCAATTACTTCTCTGACTCCCAATGCCAGAGTCATCAGCATATCCCTTTCATTTACTCTTCCACCAATGTTAAATcccattatttatgttttaaacacaGCTGAAATCAGAGTCTTAATTcgaaaaatgcttaaaaacagaATTATGCCAATTAGaatgaaatttttaaaaaaatga